The following coding sequences are from one Thermoplasmata archaeon window:
- a CDS encoding glycosyltransferase gives MSAPAQATRDVTVVCPTYQEGGTIGPFLERVRAASGTFRSARLTDLIFVDDGSTDGTVERVREAERTWTTPRVQLVQRAQKAGTVSAQIAGFQRSSTELVVTMDADGQHPAETIDRLVAAWEPSVDLVVASRYVSGGTVQWEERRRGVISGGARSLSRLVLPGARRLRDPLSGFFLARRNWVSELPPAPPGYKLLLYVLAIHPRSEIREVPYEMGMRLAGESKLIRGFGFIPSFLRELARYRQAGATARRRPGSTPK, from the coding sequence ATGAGCGCCCCGGCACAGGCGACCCGAGACGTGACCGTCGTCTGCCCCACCTACCAGGAAGGCGGCACGATCGGCCCATTCCTGGAGCGGGTCCGGGCCGCGTCCGGCACCTTCCGCTCGGCACGCCTCACCGATCTCATCTTCGTCGACGACGGGAGCACCGACGGTACCGTCGAGCGCGTCCGCGAGGCGGAGCGGACCTGGACGACGCCTCGAGTGCAGCTCGTCCAGCGCGCGCAAAAGGCCGGAACGGTCTCGGCCCAGATCGCCGGATTCCAGCGCTCCTCGACCGAGCTCGTGGTGACGATGGACGCGGACGGACAGCATCCGGCGGAGACCATCGATCGACTGGTAGCGGCCTGGGAGCCGTCGGTGGATCTCGTCGTCGCTTCCCGGTACGTCTCGGGGGGAACGGTCCAATGGGAGGAGCGACGTCGAGGGGTGATCAGCGGCGGAGCACGCTCGCTCTCTCGGCTCGTGCTACCCGGGGCGCGCCGCTTGCGCGACCCGTTGTCCGGATTCTTCCTCGCGCGTCGGAATTGGGTCTCCGAGCTCCCGCCCGCACCACCCGGCTACAAGCTCCTGCTCTACGTCCTCGCGATCCATCCGCGATCGGAGATCCGCGAGGTCCCGTACGAGATGGGCATGCGGCTCGCCGGCGAGTCCAAGCTGATCCGAGGGTTCGGTTTCATCCCGAGCTTTCTGCGGGAGTTGGCCCGGTATCGGCAGGCCGGTGCGACGGCCCGCCGACGACCCGGTTCCACCCCGAAATAA
- a CDS encoding GDP-mannose 4,6-dehydratase, giving the protein MAEKSAVIFGAEGFIGGYLLSHLEGRGISTTAASLGPIPVAQRVPGAHYARNCDVTDARRVDTVLRRARPDYIYHLAAISLPTISWKEPWKTLEVNIRGTLNVLESARRLGTDPRVFIACSSAEYGHGHRPATPTAETAPLLPLHAYGVSKVAQDLLSYQYFVNYGVKTIRGRIFNTIGPGKTGEVTSDIARQLVAIERGARPAVVQIGNMRPIRDFTDVRDMVRAIAAITERGRPGEVYNMASGREYSIRQILQQLIGLSRKKATWKLDRARLRPTDEAYIVGDARRLKEATNWAPEFDLARTLHDVMEAFRRAP; this is encoded by the coding sequence ATGGCAGAGAAGTCCGCAGTGATCTTCGGTGCCGAGGGGTTCATCGGCGGCTACCTCCTCTCCCACCTCGAGGGCCGAGGGATCTCGACCACGGCGGCGAGCCTCGGACCGATCCCCGTGGCGCAACGCGTGCCCGGGGCCCACTACGCGCGGAATTGTGACGTCACCGATGCGCGACGCGTCGACACCGTGCTCCGTCGCGCTCGACCGGACTACATCTACCACCTGGCGGCGATCAGTCTGCCCACGATCTCCTGGAAAGAACCCTGGAAGACGCTCGAGGTCAACATCCGCGGCACCCTGAACGTCCTCGAATCTGCACGCCGGCTCGGCACCGACCCCCGGGTCTTCATCGCGTGCTCGAGCGCGGAGTACGGCCACGGGCATCGGCCGGCAACGCCGACGGCCGAGACCGCTCCCCTCCTGCCCCTGCACGCCTACGGCGTCAGCAAGGTCGCGCAGGACCTGCTCTCCTACCAGTACTTTGTCAACTACGGCGTGAAGACGATCCGGGGACGCATCTTCAACACGATCGGGCCCGGTAAGACCGGGGAGGTCACGAGCGACATCGCCCGGCAGCTGGTCGCCATCGAGCGCGGGGCACGCCCGGCCGTCGTCCAGATCGGCAACATGCGGCCGATCCGCGACTTCACGGACGTCCGGGACATGGTCCGGGCGATCGCCGCGATCACCGAACGCGGCCGACCGGGCGAGGTCTACAATATGGCGAGCGGGCGCGAGTACTCCATACGGCAGATCCTCCAGCAGCTCATCGGCCTCTCCCGGAAGAAGGCGACCTGGAAGCTGGACCGCGCTCGGTTACGCCCCACCGACGAAGCGTACATCGTGGGGGACGCTCGACGCTTGAAAGAGGCCACGAACTGGGCGCCGGAGTTCGACCTCGCTCGGACCCTGCACGATGTCATGGAAGCCTTCCGTCGCGCGCCATGA
- a CDS encoding GtrA family protein yields the protein MPEPGAAFPPREDTPLGRSRFVVKYGKFLVVGLTGFVVNLVVFTLVLDAIAPGPSSGFFESITHFLTQTSSNPVDSLIASAVAFAVATLWNFTLNNAWTFRTRLRRRHSLGYRLALYFGVSLGSLVINEIVLVLSSTTLPPLYGQGVGIIAGSLVGFLGNARITFAEAEAVEPN from the coding sequence ATGCCGGAACCTGGTGCGGCCTTCCCCCCGCGCGAAGACACCCCACTCGGTCGGTCGCGGTTCGTCGTGAAGTACGGCAAGTTCCTCGTCGTCGGGCTGACCGGATTCGTCGTCAACCTGGTCGTCTTCACTCTGGTGCTCGATGCGATCGCCCCGGGCCCATCGTCCGGGTTCTTCGAGAGCATCACGCACTTCCTGACCCAGACCTCATCCAATCCGGTCGACAGCCTGATCGCGAGCGCGGTCGCGTTCGCCGTCGCCACTCTATGGAACTTCACCCTGAACAATGCATGGACGTTCCGCACGCGCCTGCGCCGCCGGCACTCCCTCGGCTACCGGCTCGCGCTCTACTTCGGGGTCTCCTTGGGATCGCTCGTGATCAACGAGATCGTGCTCGTGCTCTCGAGCACGACGCTCCCGCCGCTCTACGGCCAGGGCGTCGGGATCATCGCGGGAAGCCTTGTCGGGTTCCTGGGCAACGCCCGCATTACGTTCGCCGAGGCCGAAGCGGTCGAGCCGAACTAG